One window from the genome of Alkalihalobacillus sp. LMS6 encodes:
- a CDS encoding ABC-2 transporter permease encodes MSGLLLTNYYMVSRSFWGYLALSVFLSALFIALGNDFLLSFALFIPIIFMVSPALEVLKHEAKSGWGKFVLTTPVNRGNVVQSHYLLFLLFMLVGMVVATVVFVVGDFINGGLLTSETLYTFLGGIAVALLLAVIAFPLTYFLGTEKSDMVLIMSVFAALALFFLSSWAFEEAYARGWMEPFSSWDSGLVFSGGMLAVTLVLFVISFFVAMGIYKRKEF; translated from the coding sequence ATGAGTGGATTATTGCTAACTAATTATTATATGGTCAGCCGTAGCTTTTGGGGTTATTTAGCATTAAGTGTGTTCCTTTCTGCTTTATTTATTGCATTAGGAAACGATTTTCTTTTATCATTTGCGCTGTTTATCCCCATTATTTTTATGGTCTCACCTGCTTTAGAAGTGCTAAAGCACGAAGCGAAATCAGGCTGGGGCAAATTTGTTTTAACAACGCCTGTTAATCGAGGAAACGTTGTTCAAAGTCATTACCTCCTGTTCTTATTGTTTATGCTTGTTGGAATGGTCGTAGCGACAGTTGTTTTTGTAGTTGGCGATTTTATTAATGGAGGCCTTCTTACCTCGGAAACACTTTATACCTTTCTCGGAGGAATTGCAGTTGCTTTGTTGCTGGCAGTAATTGCGTTTCCACTCACATATTTCCTAGGAACCGAAAAGTCAGATATGGTGCTCATTATGAGTGTCTTTGCTGCATTAGCACTATTTTTCCTTTCGAGCTGGGCATTTGAAGAAGCCTATGCAAGAGGTTGGATGGAGCCGTTTTCTAGCTGGGATTCAGGTCTTGTTTTTAGTGGTGGTATGCTTGCGGTGACGC
- a CDS encoding ABC transporter ATP-binding protein, which produces MAEILDVKDLSKRYDGNGFALKHVSFSIPAGSIVGFIGENGAGKSTTMGSIIGTLQKDDGDIHIFGDPMDAKDSAIKEDIGVVFDDMNLPYDLTINQLGKVFKKLYTRWETDTFAYYIDLFSLPRDKKVGTFSRGMSMKISVAIALSHQARLLILDEATAGLDPSGREELLEVLQEFVKDGQRGILLSSHITSDIEKIADSLIFIKNGQIILKVEKEDLLQNYAIFHCTDEECAQIEDDMLITYRRQNEGMEVLVSNKEKVPNHVEEQKFTIDDIALLLMRGEKG; this is translated from the coding sequence GTGGCGGAAATTCTAGACGTAAAAGATCTATCTAAGCGTTACGATGGAAATGGCTTTGCTTTAAAGCATGTATCTTTTTCAATCCCAGCAGGTTCAATTGTTGGTTTTATTGGCGAAAATGGTGCGGGAAAATCAACGACGATGGGCTCGATTATCGGGACGTTGCAAAAAGATGATGGAGATATCCATATCTTCGGTGATCCCATGGATGCAAAAGATTCGGCGATTAAAGAAGACATTGGTGTTGTGTTCGATGATATGAATTTGCCTTATGACTTAACCATTAATCAACTAGGAAAAGTATTTAAGAAGCTTTATACACGCTGGGAAACCGATACGTTTGCTTATTACATTGATCTATTTTCTTTACCTCGTGATAAGAAAGTTGGCACCTTCTCAAGAGGAATGTCGATGAAGATTTCCGTCGCCATCGCGTTATCCCATCAAGCACGCTTACTCATTTTAGATGAAGCTACCGCAGGTCTCGATCCATCAGGACGAGAAGAATTACTGGAAGTGTTGCAAGAGTTCGTGAAGGACGGGCAGCGGGGAATTTTACTATCCAGTCATATTACAAGTGACATCGAGAAGATAGCCGACTCGCTTATTTTTATTAAAAATGGTCAAATTATTTTGAAAGTGGAGAAAGAGGATTTACTGCAGAACTATGCGATTTTTCATTGTACAGATGAGGAATGTGCACAAATTGAAGACGACATGCTCATCACCTATAGGCGACAAAATGAGGGAATGGAAGTACTGGTATCTAATAAAGAAAAAGTTCCAAATCATGTAGAGGAGCAGAAATTTACGATCGATGATATTGCACTACTGCTTATGCGAGGTGAAAAGGGATGA